The following are from one region of the Roseobacter fucihabitans genome:
- a CDS encoding SAM-dependent methyltransferase: MTEPNTLTDLNALALHRARATELFLQEAAADEVQDRLLLVNRAFTKPAIVTPFANIWATRMPDATLCPDHDRLALLPGAHDLVLHTMGLHWANDPVGQLIQCRRALVADGLLMVVALGGQTLSELRNCLAQAEVAVTGGLSPRIAPMGEIRDLGGLLQRAGLALPVADSFLLDVQYRDLWHLMRDLRAMGESNALAARHRKFTPRRVFETASQLYTDHYALAAGGIKATFEMVVLTGWAPDESQQKPLRPGSAKQRLSDALAVPETPLRD, from the coding sequence ATGACTGAACCCAATACCCTGACCGATTTGAACGCACTCGCCCTGCACCGTGCGCGCGCCACGGAACTGTTTCTTCAGGAGGCCGCGGCAGACGAGGTGCAAGATCGCTTATTGTTGGTTAACAGGGCCTTTACGAAACCGGCCATCGTGACACCTTTTGCAAATATCTGGGCGACGCGGATGCCGGACGCGACACTTTGTCCCGATCACGACCGGCTCGCCCTCCTGCCCGGCGCGCATGATCTGGTCCTCCACACGATGGGCCTGCATTGGGCAAACGATCCTGTCGGGCAATTGATCCAATGTCGACGCGCATTGGTGGCTGATGGGTTATTGATGGTGGTCGCTCTGGGCGGTCAAACGCTGTCCGAGCTGCGCAACTGTCTGGCACAGGCGGAAGTCGCCGTCACGGGCGGGCTCTCTCCGCGCATCGCACCGATGGGAGAGATTCGCGATCTGGGGGGTCTTTTGCAACGCGCGGGTCTTGCGTTGCCGGTTGCGGATAGTTTCTTACTAGACGTGCAATACCGCGATTTATGGCATCTGATGCGGGACCTGCGTGCCATGGGAGAGAGCAATGCGCTGGCTGCGCGACATCGCAAATTCACACCGCGGCGCGTTTTCGAAACCGCCAGCCAGCTTTACACTGATCACTATGCGCTGGCTGCGGGGGGCATTAAGGCGACCTTTGAAATGGTTGTTTTGACCGGCTGGGCACCGGATGAAAGCCAACAAAAGCCTCTCCGGCCGGGATCCGCCAAACAACGTTTATCCGACGCTCTGGCCGTCCCCGAAACGCCGTTGCGTGATTGA
- the hemH gene encoding ferrochelatase, producing MLDSSASVPVTVRPAHAKDDHPEIASPKIGILLANLGTPDNYDYWSMRRYLNEFLSDRRVIDYSPWIWQPLLQLIILSKRPFSSGAAYKSIWNEAEGESPLMTITKAQTAAIKAEMHKRHGDDIMVDFCMRYGNPSTRSKVAEMTAAGCRKILFFPLYPHYAGATSATANDEFFRSLIYEKWQPVTRTVEPYYGRADYIEALAQSIERAYARAEKKPDILVCSYHGVPIRYLMEGDPYHCQCQKTTRLLKERLGWDDTEICTTFQSKFGPEEWLQPYTVEEVARLAEAGKKNIAVCAPAFSADCIETLEEINEEIKESFEEAGGEDFTYIACLNDDAAHIDALSNIIDDNLMGWINQPEPRS from the coding sequence ATGCTCGACAGCAGCGCATCTGTGCCCGTGACCGTACGCCCAGCGCATGCCAAAGACGATCACCCTGAGATCGCGTCGCCGAAAATCGGCATCTTGCTGGCCAACCTGGGCACGCCGGACAACTATGATTATTGGTCTATGCGGCGCTATCTTAATGAATTCCTGTCTGACCGGCGCGTGATCGATTACAGCCCGTGGATATGGCAACCTCTTTTGCAACTGATCATCCTGAGCAAACGTCCGTTTTCCAGCGGCGCCGCCTATAAATCCATCTGGAACGAGGCGGAGGGCGAAAGCCCCCTCATGACGATCACCAAGGCACAAACCGCCGCGATCAAAGCTGAGATGCACAAGCGTCACGGCGATGACATCATGGTCGATTTCTGCATGCGCTATGGCAACCCGTCCACCCGTTCAAAAGTGGCCGAAATGACCGCCGCGGGATGTCGTAAGATATTGTTTTTTCCGCTTTATCCGCATTACGCCGGGGCCACGTCCGCCACCGCAAACGACGAATTTTTTCGGTCATTGATCTATGAAAAATGGCAACCGGTCACACGGACCGTCGAGCCCTATTACGGGCGCGCGGATTACATTGAGGCGCTCGCGCAATCCATTGAGCGCGCCTATGCCCGCGCGGAAAAGAAACCCGATATCCTGGTCTGTTCCTATCACGGCGTTCCCATTCGGTATCTGATGGAGGGCGACCCCTATCATTGCCAGTGTCAGAAAACGACGCGGTTGCTGAAAGAGCGTTTGGGATGGGATGACACTGAAATTTGCACGACATTCCAGTCCAAATTCGGACCGGAAGAGTGGTTACAGCCCTATACCGTCGAAGAGGTTGCGCGGCTGGCAGAAGCGGGCAAGAAAAACATCGCGGTCTGCGCACCGGCGTTTTCTGCTGACTGCATCGAGACGCTGGAAGAGATCAACGAAGAAATCAAAGAGAGCTTCGAAGAGGCCGGTGGCGAAGATTTCACCTATATTGCCTGCCTCAATGACGATGCAGCACATATCGATGCTCTCTCGAACATCATTGATGACAATCTAATGGGGTGGATCAATCAACCCGAACCGCGCAGTTAA
- a CDS encoding L,D-transpeptidase gives MSNKPFEFPSRRSFLAGSAAMLATPAIAQNTSSVNSATTTQGERDLNEVVPRNISSFRSLDWRPYFSDLKNGAILVDIDSRALHYWAEDEGFYKLYPSSVPLTEELTRRGRTRVTQKVEGPSWRPTPSMLKRNPEWPPFIGPGPDNPLGTHALYLSWTYYRIHGTHDTRKIGRQSSNGCIGLYNEHIQELFALSKVGTQVLLI, from the coding sequence ATGTCTAACAAACCTTTCGAATTTCCGAGCCGCCGGTCCTTTTTGGCTGGTAGTGCTGCGATGCTTGCCACGCCTGCGATTGCGCAGAATACATCTTCGGTGAATTCCGCCACAACCACCCAGGGCGAGCGCGACCTGAACGAGGTTGTGCCGCGCAATATTTCAAGCTTCCGAAGCCTGGATTGGCGTCCCTACTTCTCTGATCTGAAAAACGGTGCGATTTTGGTCGATATTGATAGCCGTGCTTTGCATTATTGGGCGGAGGACGAGGGTTTCTATAAATTGTACCCCTCCAGCGTGCCCCTGACCGAAGAGTTGACCCGCCGCGGCCGGACCCGCGTGACGCAGAAGGTCGAAGGGCCCAGCTGGCGGCCGACACCGTCAATGCTCAAGCGCAACCCGGAATGGCCGCCCTTTATCGGCCCCGGCCCGGATAACCCGCTTGGCACGCATGCGCTCTACCTCAGCTGGACCTATTACCGGATCCACGGGACCCATGATACGCGCAAGATCGGTCGGCAATCCTCCAACGGGTGTATTGGCCTATATAATGAACATATTCAGGAGCTCTTCGCCTTGTCCAAGGTTGGTACACAAGTGTTGCTTATTTGA
- a CDS encoding CAP domain-containing protein: MMRLFSILLAVGLVLSACAPSSGFNDSSKIYRIGRNDTGKIQFRMLDAVNALRGAAGQASLELDPKLNAAAATHSRDMSVQNRPWHFGSDGSSPIDRIQRVGYNGRLVGENISETFESELETLGAWMEKPDTRRVILSPDARQMGFSWFQESNGKIWWTLVTGSPGFSTGPV, translated from the coding sequence ATTATGCGTCTGTTTTCGATTCTTCTCGCGGTGGGGCTGGTGTTGTCGGCCTGCGCGCCGTCTTCCGGGTTCAATGATAGTTCCAAGATTTACCGAATCGGTCGCAATGACACTGGCAAAATACAGTTCAGAATGCTGGATGCCGTGAACGCCCTGCGCGGTGCGGCCGGGCAGGCATCCCTTGAGCTGGATCCGAAATTGAATGCGGCGGCGGCGACCCATTCGCGCGATATGTCGGTTCAGAACAGACCCTGGCATTTTGGATCAGACGGCTCGTCCCCGATCGATCGCATTCAGCGCGTTGGCTACAACGGACGTCTTGTTGGCGAAAATATCTCCGAAACCTTCGAATCAGAGCTCGAAACGCTGGGCGCATGGATGGAAAAACCCGATACCCGGCGGGTCATTCTGTCACCTGATGCACGGCAAATGGGGTTTTCGTGGTTTCAGGAATCAAACGGCAAAATCTGGTGGACGCTCGTGACCGGCAGCCCCGGATTCAGCACAGGACCGGTTTAG
- a CDS encoding murein L,D-transpeptidase family protein encodes MRRRDLILSTAAAVALSGCAGSSKFRRYDGPEVTYVVVNKGARRMHLLHHASVLKSYDINLGFAPVGHKQFEGDGRTPEGVYRIDRRNPNSNFHLSLGISYPNVNDVALAKAMGKSAGGDIFIHGQKNPFRRDSKDWTWGCIAVANEEMEEIYAMVQDDTLIALNA; translated from the coding sequence ATGCGTCGCAGAGATTTGATTTTATCGACCGCAGCAGCCGTTGCGTTGAGCGGATGTGCGGGTAGTTCAAAATTCCGCCGCTATGACGGACCAGAGGTGACATATGTCGTGGTGAACAAGGGTGCGCGCAGGATGCATCTTTTGCATCACGCCTCCGTGTTGAAGAGTTATGACATCAACCTGGGTTTTGCGCCGGTTGGGCACAAGCAGTTCGAAGGCGATGGCCGCACGCCCGAAGGGGTTTACCGGATCGACCGCCGCAACCCGAATTCCAATTTCCACCTGTCACTGGGGATTTCATATCCGAACGTGAATGATGTCGCGCTTGCCAAGGCGATGGGGAAATCCGCAGGCGGTGATATTTTCATCCACGGTCAAAAGAACCCATTCAGGCGCGATTCAAAGGACTGGACCTGGGGCTGCATTGCCGTCGCAAACGAGGAGATGGAAGAAATCTATGCGATGGTTCAAGATGATACGCTGATCGCGTTGAATGCCTAA
- a CDS encoding ion transporter, whose product MTLREQLDAWLDQTWVTNLVMAVIIFNAIILGMETSPELMARAGDLIIALDIACLGFFIAEILLKIFARGGRFFKSGWNLFDLAIVVVALVPGSQTMSVLRALRILRVLRVISVAPQLRRVVEGFVTALPGMASVFVLMAIIFYIGAVIATKLFAASFPEWFGSLPLSGYTLFQIMTLESWSMGIVRPVMEIYPYAWAFFVPFIMITTFAVVNLLVGLIVNSMQDAHQEEAGAVTDAYRDEVLTRLIAIEKQMERKSDR is encoded by the coding sequence ATGACACTGCGCGAACAATTGGATGCCTGGCTGGATCAGACCTGGGTGACGAACCTTGTGATGGCGGTCATCATCTTCAATGCGATCATTCTGGGCATGGAAACCTCGCCTGAATTGATGGCCCGCGCGGGGGATTTGATCATAGCGTTGGATATCGCCTGCCTTGGGTTTTTTATTGCTGAAATCCTGTTGAAAATTTTCGCGCGGGGCGGGCGGTTCTTCAAAAGTGGATGGAACCTGTTTGATCTGGCGATTGTGGTTGTGGCGCTGGTACCGGGTTCGCAAACCATGTCCGTGTTGCGGGCTTTGCGTATTTTGCGGGTGCTTCGGGTTATATCGGTTGCGCCACAGTTGCGCCGTGTCGTCGAAGGTTTCGTGACCGCTCTGCCCGGTATGGCCAGTGTATTCGTGTTGATGGCGATCATTTTCTATATCGGCGCGGTGATTGCGACCAAGCTCTTTGCGGCGAGTTTCCCCGAGTGGTTCGGATCCTTGCCGCTCAGCGGGTATACGCTGTTTCAGATCATGACGCTTGAGAGCTGGTCGATGGGAATCGTGCGTCCGGTGATGGAAATCTACCCCTATGCCTGGGCGTTTTTCGTACCGTTTATCATGATCACTACTTTTGCCGTGGTGAACTTATTGGTGGGCCTGATCGTGAATTCCATGCAGGACGCGCATCAGGAAGAGGCCGGTGCGGTGACGGATGCCTACCGCGACGAAGTCCTGACGCGGCTGATTGCCATAGAGAAACAAATGGAGCGAAAATCAGATCGCTGA
- a CDS encoding class I SAM-dependent RNA methyltransferase translates to MTEITIKRLGMQGDGVADGPVYVPLTLPGEIVEGTIEGTVMRDAKILRPSERRVAAPCRHFKSCGGCQMQHADDAFVADWKVDVVRTALHAHGLEAGFRRIVTSPAQSRRRAGFAARRTKKGAMVGFHGRASESIIAIPDCKLLDPAVLTGVPVAEALAVIGASRKTALSVMVTTTVSGLDVAVSHGKPLDGPLRQHLALACDQLGLVRLSWDGEIIAMRAPPVHSFDGISVASPPGAFLQATAHGETALRDAVLEITKGARQVIDLFAGCGTFSLPLARHAEVHAVEGIRDMTDALDQGWRKAQGLKAVTCETRDLFRRPLLPDEMAKAGAIVLDPPRAGAEAQVGEIAKTRVARIAYVSCNPVSFARDAQTLVNAGFTIDWIQVVDQFRWSTHVELVASFTAAHMRDEPRRST, encoded by the coding sequence ATGACAGAGATTACAATCAAACGCCTCGGGATGCAGGGGGATGGGGTCGCCGACGGGCCCGTCTATGTGCCGCTGACTTTGCCCGGTGAAATTGTCGAAGGCACCATTGAGGGCACGGTGATGCGGGATGCCAAAATCCTGCGCCCCTCGGAGCGTCGCGTGGCCGCACCCTGTCGGCATTTCAAATCCTGCGGTGGGTGCCAGATGCAACATGCGGATGATGCATTCGTGGCCGATTGGAAGGTTGATGTGGTGCGCACCGCCTTGCACGCGCATGGGCTGGAGGCCGGTTTTCGGCGGATCGTAACCTCTCCCGCGCAATCGCGCAGACGCGCAGGTTTCGCCGCGCGCCGCACGAAAAAGGGCGCGATGGTTGGCTTTCATGGGCGCGCCTCGGAGAGCATCATCGCGATTCCGGACTGTAAATTGCTGGACCCGGCCGTGCTGACCGGTGTGCCGGTGGCAGAGGCGCTCGCCGTGATCGGGGCCAGTCGCAAAACGGCGCTGTCGGTGATGGTGACGACCACCGTTTCGGGGCTCGATGTGGCGGTGAGCCATGGCAAACCACTGGACGGCCCGTTGCGGCAACATTTGGCCTTGGCCTGTGATCAGCTGGGCCTTGTGCGGTTGTCTTGGGACGGCGAAATCATCGCCATGCGCGCCCCGCCCGTTCACAGTTTTGATGGCATTTCGGTCGCGTCGCCACCGGGCGCATTTTTGCAGGCCACGGCGCATGGTGAGACTGCATTGCGCGATGCCGTTTTGGAAATCACCAAGGGTGCGCGCCAGGTCATCGACCTTTTTGCCGGATGCGGCACCTTTTCGCTGCCGCTTGCCCGGCACGCAGAGGTACATGCCGTTGAGGGCATCCGCGATATGACCGATGCGCTGGATCAGGGCTGGCGCAAGGCGCAAGGCTTGAAAGCCGTAACCTGCGAAACGCGCGACCTTTTTCGCCGCCCGCTATTACCCGATGAAATGGCCAAGGCGGGTGCCATCGTGCTGGATCCACCGCGTGCGGGGGCTGAGGCGCAGGTGGGCGAGATTGCCAAGACCCGCGTGGCCCGCATCGCCTATGTCTCCTGTAATCCGGTGAGTTTCGCGCGGGACGCCCAAACCCTGGTAAACGCGGGCTTTACCATTGATTGGATACAAGTTGTGGATCAATTCCGCTGGTCCACCCATGTGGAACTTGTCGCCAGCTTCACGGCTGCCCATATGCGCGACGAACCAAGGAGATCGACATGA
- a CDS encoding ABC transporter ATP-binding protein gives MKISDWIDAFRSAEGPPPETLGAFMRWCLSGSWPALWLAAFFSAAAGAMEAGTALILGMVIDATARAGPEAFFAGENIAVLVGAVAFFLIARPLLFGLSASANAIIVQPNVNPLVLSRLHRWTLGQTVGFFDDDFAGRIAQKQMQAARAVTDVVSEAINVVAFALASLAGSILLLFAIDWRVALGFAVWLMAYFAMINWFLPRIRKLAAGRAGARAMVSGQVVDTITNIKTVKLFAHADHEDRAALGAMQTFRARALEFGYLAAGFRFALMAIAGVLPVLLLGGTIMLWQAGQASQGDIVAAGAVAIRIAQMTGWVSFTLMAIYSNIGEIEDGIRTLTPRNRVDDDLDARDLNVPDGEIVLRDLGFAYGRDKGGVQGIDLTIHAGEKLGIVGASGVGKSTLVALLLRLYNAEQGRIEIDGQDITGVTQESLRRNIGMVTQETAMFNRSAHDNIMYGRPDATPEEVIAAAKKAEAHDFILDLVDHKGRTGYAAHLGERGVKLSGGQRQRIALARAILKDAPILVLDEATSALDSEVEASIQAALERVMEGKTVLAIAHRLSTLTEMDRIIVMDDGQIVENGSHDALLAQNGRYAQYWERQSGGFIRTQAAE, from the coding sequence GTGAAAATATCTGACTGGATCGACGCTTTTCGATCTGCCGAAGGTCCGCCACCGGAAACGTTGGGCGCGTTCATGCGCTGGTGTCTGTCGGGGTCCTGGCCTGCCTTGTGGTTGGCCGCGTTTTTCTCGGCGGCGGCGGGCGCGATGGAGGCGGGCACGGCGCTGATCCTTGGCATGGTCATTGATGCCACCGCCCGCGCCGGACCAGAGGCGTTTTTCGCAGGCGAAAATATCGCCGTGCTGGTGGGGGCCGTCGCGTTTTTCCTGATCGCGCGGCCTTTGCTGTTCGGTCTGTCGGCCTCGGCCAATGCGATCATCGTGCAGCCCAATGTGAACCCGTTGGTGCTCTCGCGCCTGCACCGCTGGACCCTGGGCCAGACGGTCGGGTTTTTCGACGATGATTTCGCCGGGCGCATTGCCCAAAAACAGATGCAGGCCGCGCGCGCCGTCACGGATGTTGTGTCCGAGGCGATCAACGTTGTGGCTTTTGCGCTGGCCTCGCTCGCAGGTTCGATCCTGTTGCTCTTTGCAATCGACTGGCGGGTGGCGCTTGGATTTGCGGTCTGGCTTATGGCCTATTTCGCAATGATTAATTGGTTCCTGCCCCGTATCCGCAAATTGGCCGCGGGGCGTGCGGGCGCGCGCGCCATGGTGTCGGGACAGGTGGTCGATACAATCACCAACATCAAGACGGTCAAGCTGTTTGCCCATGCGGACCATGAGGACCGCGCAGCGCTCGGCGCGATGCAGACGTTCCGCGCCCGCGCCTTGGAATTCGGTTATCTGGCGGCGGGGTTTCGCTTTGCGCTGATGGCGATTGCGGGCGTGTTGCCGGTCCTGTTGCTGGGCGGGACGATCATGCTTTGGCAGGCCGGGCAGGCGTCTCAGGGCGACATCGTCGCGGCGGGCGCGGTGGCGATCCGTATCGCGCAGATGACCGGCTGGGTCAGTTTCACCCTGATGGCGATTTATTCCAACATCGGCGAGATTGAGGACGGTATCCGCACGCTGACACCGCGCAATCGCGTGGATGATGACCTGGACGCGCGCGATCTAAATGTGCCGGACGGTGAAATCGTGCTGCGCGATCTTGGCTTTGCCTATGGGCGCGACAAGGGTGGCGTTCAGGGCATAGACCTGACGATCCACGCGGGGGAAAAGCTTGGGATTGTCGGCGCGTCCGGTGTTGGGAAATCGACGCTCGTCGCGCTGCTCTTGCGGCTCTATAATGCGGAACAGGGCAGAATCGAGATCGACGGGCAGGACATCACAGGTGTCACGCAGGAGAGCCTGCGGCGCAACATCGGCATGGTTACGCAGGAAACCGCGATGTTCAACCGATCCGCGCATGATAACATCATGTATGGTCGGCCGGACGCCACCCCGGAGGAGGTGATCGCTGCCGCCAAAAAGGCCGAAGCGCATGATTTCATCCTTGATCTGGTCGATCATAAGGGGCGCACCGGCTACGCTGCGCATCTGGGCGAGCGCGGCGTGAAATTGTCGGGCGGGCAACGTCAGCGAATTGCGCTGGCCCGCGCCATTCTGAAGGATGCACCGATCCTTGTGCTGGACGAGGCTACAAGCGCGCTCGACAGTGAAGTGGAGGCCTCCATTCAGGCCGCGCTTGAGCGGGTCATGGAGGGCAAAACGGTTCTGGCCATTGCGCACCGTCTGTCCACATTAACCGAAATGGACCGTATTATCGTTATGGATGACGGTCAGATCGTAGAAAACGGCAGTCACGACGCGCTGCTGGCCCAAAACGGACGCTATGCACAATATTGGGAGCGCCAGTCGGGCGGGTTTATTCGGACGCAGGCCGCGGAATAG
- a CDS encoding ABC transporter ATP-binding protein, producing MFRFFERLVDPYTPYADTDHPPQKLWPFLWEYSQPFKKVFFWAGLMSIIVAAIEVGLIYYMGRVVDLLEGDPVTFWDTYGTELAIAALFILLIRPLLQALDVALLNNTILPNFGTLIRWRAHRQVLRQSVGWFENDFAGRVANRIMQTPPAAGEVVFQAFDAISFSLAYLIGAAILLSTSDPRLLLPLLGWFGLYMILLRWTIKRVGPASQAASNARSLVTGRVVDAYTNIHSVKMFAHHEQELDYAKEAIEETRVTFQKEMRIFTVMDVTLVALNGLLIIGVVGWAILLWSQGSASVGVVAAATALSLRLNAMTGWIMWALTTFFRELGVVAEGMETIAQPITLTDSPEAKPLQLTDGTIEIKQLSHHYGRAAGGLDRIDLTIRRGEKIGLIGRSGAGKSTLVKLLLRFYDPEGGQILIDGQDITKVRQDSLRMSIGMVQQDSSLLHRSVRDNILYGRNDASEAEVIAAAKQAQAHEFILDLEDPEGRRGYAAQVGERGVKLSGGQRQRVSLARVILKDAPILLLDEATSALDSEVEAAIQDTLYGMMEGKTVIAIAHRLSTIAKMDRILVLDQGGIVEDGSHDALLAQGGLYADFWARQSGGFLTIEEAS from the coding sequence ATGTTCCGTTTTTTCGAACGACTTGTTGATCCCTATACACCTTACGCCGACACGGATCACCCGCCCCAAAAACTGTGGCCGTTCCTTTGGGAATACTCGCAACCCTTCAAAAAGGTCTTCTTCTGGGCCGGTTTGATGTCCATCATTGTGGCTGCGATTGAGGTCGGACTAATCTATTACATGGGCCGGGTCGTGGACCTGTTGGAGGGCGATCCCGTAACGTTCTGGGACACTTACGGAACGGAACTGGCGATTGCCGCGCTGTTTATCCTGCTCATTCGGCCGTTGTTGCAGGCGTTGGATGTCGCGTTGCTCAACAACACCATCCTGCCGAATTTCGGGACGCTGATCCGCTGGCGCGCGCATCGCCAGGTGTTGCGCCAATCCGTGGGTTGGTTCGAAAACGATTTCGCCGGACGCGTCGCCAACCGCATCATGCAAACGCCTCCCGCCGCGGGCGAGGTGGTGTTTCAGGCCTTTGATGCGATCTCCTTTTCGCTGGCCTATCTGATCGGGGCCGCGATTTTGCTATCGACCTCTGATCCGCGCTTGCTGCTCCCTTTGCTGGGCTGGTTCGGGCTTTACATGATCCTGCTGCGCTGGACGATCAAGCGTGTCGGTCCCGCCTCGCAGGCCGCTTCCAATGCGCGCTCGCTTGTCACGGGCCGGGTCGTGGATGCCTATACCAACATTCATTCCGTCAAGATGTTCGCGCATCACGAACAGGAGCTTGATTACGCCAAGGAAGCGATCGAGGAAACGCGCGTCACCTTCCAGAAGGAAATGCGCATTTTTACGGTGATGGATGTGACGCTCGTGGCGCTTAATGGGTTGTTGATCATCGGCGTTGTTGGCTGGGCGATCCTTCTGTGGTCGCAGGGGTCGGCAAGTGTTGGCGTCGTGGCGGCGGCAACCGCGCTCAGCCTGCGGCTTAATGCCATGACCGGCTGGATCATGTGGGCGCTGACCACGTTTTTCCGCGAATTGGGTGTTGTGGCTGAGGGCATGGAAACCATCGCACAGCCCATCACGCTGACGGATTCCCCGGAAGCGAAACCGCTTCAGCTCACGGACGGAACAATAGAAATCAAACAATTGTCGCACCACTACGGGCGTGCGGCGGGCGGTCTGGACCGGATTGATCTGACCATCCGGCGGGGCGAGAAAATCGGTTTGATCGGGCGCTCTGGGGCGGGTAAATCGACGCTCGTGAAACTGCTCTTGCGGTTTTATGACCCGGAAGGCGGGCAGATTCTGATCGACGGGCAGGATATCACCAAGGTCCGCCAAGACAGCTTGCGGATGTCTATCGGTATGGTGCAGCAGGACAGCTCGCTGCTCCACAGATCAGTGCGCGACAACATCCTCTATGGTCGCAATGACGCCAGCGAGGCCGAGGTCATCGCGGCGGCGAAACAGGCCCAGGCGCATGAGTTCATCCTCGATCTGGAGGATCCCGAGGGCCGTCGCGGTTACGCCGCACAGGTTGGCGAGCGCGGCGTGAAACTCTCCGGCGGGCAACGCCAGCGGGTCAGCCTGGCGCGGGTGATCCTCAAGGACGCACCGATATTGTTGCTGGATGAGGCCACCAGTGCGCTCGACAGTGAAGTCGAGGCTGCGATACAGGATACGCTTTACGGCATGATGGAGGGCAAAACCGTGATCGCCATCGCGCATCGCCTGTCCACCATCGCCAAGATGGACCGTATTCTCGTGCTCGATCAGGGCGGCATCGTCGAGGATGGCAGCCATGACGCGCTTTTGGCGCAGGGCGGGCTATATGCAGATTTCTGGGCCCGCCAATCCGGCGGATTTCTGACCATCGAGGAGGCATCGTGA
- a CDS encoding CCA tRNA nucleotidyltransferase, whose amino-acid sequence MDRSDIEMIPPQTAWLKDPVVQSVCHAIAVEGANIYFVGGCVRDAVLGLGGSDIDMASDATPQQVTRLAEAQGFKVVPTGIDHGTVTVVAEGTGFEITTFRKDVKTDGRRAEVAFCGDMKSDAERRDFTLNALYATADGQIIDPLGSGLRDCLARRIRFIEDAGARIREDYLRILRYFRFHAWYADPEQGFCPDAMDAIAQNAEGLESLSAERIGSEICKLLAAHDPTQAVAGMQQSGALQRVLPGSDITMLGPVVHLEQALGLHGNWRLRLAALGGDASSRLRLSRKDAQFLDRLRNSISDMMPIAEIAYRHGFELASGALVLRAGLANQPLEPAALLPLKAASKARFPIAAKDLMPGLSGKALGARLAALERLWIASDFRLTREQLLAGE is encoded by the coding sequence ATGGACAGATCAGATATCGAAATGATCCCGCCGCAAACGGCGTGGCTGAAGGACCCGGTTGTGCAATCGGTGTGTCACGCCATCGCGGTGGAGGGCGCAAATATCTATTTCGTGGGGGGGTGTGTGCGTGACGCCGTCCTGGGATTGGGCGGTTCGGATATCGACATGGCGAGTGACGCCACGCCGCAACAGGTCACAAGGCTGGCAGAGGCGCAAGGCTTCAAAGTGGTGCCGACCGGAATTGATCACGGGACGGTCACGGTTGTTGCCGAAGGCACGGGGTTTGAAATCACCACCTTTCGCAAGGACGTGAAAACCGATGGGCGCCGTGCCGAGGTTGCGTTTTGTGGTGACATGAAGTCAGACGCTGAGCGACGCGATTTCACGCTGAATGCGCTTTATGCAACAGCTGATGGGCAGATCATCGATCCGCTGGGGAGCGGGCTCAGGGACTGTCTGGCCCGCCGCATCAGGTTCATCGAAGATGCCGGAGCCCGTATCCGGGAGGATTACCTGCGTATTCTGCGCTATTTCCGGTTTCACGCATGGTACGCGGACCCGGAGCAGGGGTTTTGCCCCGATGCGATGGATGCAATCGCGCAGAATGCCGAGGGGCTGGAGAGCCTGTCGGCGGAGCGTATTGGGTCCGAGATATGTAAATTACTCGCCGCCCACGATCCGACACAGGCCGTTGCTGGCATGCAGCAGAGCGGTGCATTACAACGGGTTTTACCGGGCAGCGATATCACGATGCTCGGCCCCGTCGTCCATTTGGAGCAGGCCTTGGGGTTGCATGGAAATTGGCGCTTGCGTCTGGCGGCTTTGGGCGGGGATGCCAGCAGCCGATTGCGATTGAGCCGTAAGGACGCGCAATTTCTGGACCGGTTACGCAATTCAATAAGCGATATGATGCCCATCGCTGAAATCGCCTATCGTCACGGTTTCGAGCTCGCAAGTGGTGCGCTTGTGCTGCGCGCGGGTTTGGCAAACCAGCCTTTGGAACCTGCCGCGCTTTTGCCCCTGAAAGCGGCGTCAAAAGCGCGATTTCCGATTGCGGCGAAGGATCTGATGCCTGGGTTGAGCGGCAAGGCGCTGGGCGCGCGTCTGGCGGCTTTGGAGCGCCTTTGGATCGCGTCGGATTTCCGGCTCACCCGTGAGCAACTGCTTGCAGGCGAATGA